Proteins encoded together in one Citromicrobium bathyomarinum window:
- a CDS encoding ferredoxin:protochlorophyllide reductase (ATP-dependent) subunit N: MKADAFSLPADSGCGAPPEREVLRERGQREVFCGLTGIVWLHRKMQDAFFLVVGSRTCAHLLQSAAGVMIFAEPRFATAIIEERDLAGMADCHEELDRVVDRLLARRPEIRQLFLVGSCPSEVIKLDLGKAAERLGAKHAGQVRILNYSGSGIETTFTEGEDACLASLVPVMPASAPDAAPQLLLVGSLPDIVEDQFLRLFAQLGIENVGVLPARTADGLPAIGPNTRILLAQPFLGETAQALEGRGGQRIDAPFPFGAEGTTAWLKAAVQAFGIDEMHASAVIAPGRERAKRALEHHREKLAGKRISFLPDSQLEVPLARFLATELGMEPVEVGTPYLNRKLVARDLDQLPETTRISEGQDVDRQLDRVRADRPDLTVCGLGLANPLEAEGLSTKWAIELVFSPIHGFEQAGDLAELFARPLRRRDVLQV; encoded by the coding sequence ATGAAGGCCGACGCATTCTCGCTGCCCGCAGATAGCGGCTGCGGCGCACCTCCCGAACGCGAGGTGCTCCGCGAGCGCGGCCAGCGCGAGGTTTTCTGCGGGCTAACGGGGATCGTCTGGCTTCACCGCAAGATGCAGGACGCGTTCTTCCTGGTGGTCGGCTCGCGTACCTGCGCACATCTGCTGCAATCTGCCGCAGGCGTAATGATCTTCGCCGAACCGCGCTTTGCCACCGCGATCATCGAGGAACGCGATCTGGCAGGCATGGCCGATTGCCATGAAGAGCTGGATCGCGTGGTCGACCGGCTGCTGGCACGGCGGCCCGAGATAAGGCAGCTATTCCTGGTCGGCTCGTGCCCGTCCGAAGTGATCAAGCTGGACCTTGGCAAGGCGGCCGAGCGACTCGGCGCAAAGCACGCAGGCCAGGTCCGCATCCTCAACTATTCGGGTAGTGGGATCGAGACGACTTTTACCGAAGGCGAGGATGCCTGCCTCGCCTCGCTGGTGCCGGTCATGCCTGCGAGTGCGCCCGATGCCGCACCGCAGCTGCTGCTGGTCGGATCGCTGCCGGACATCGTCGAGGACCAGTTCCTGCGGCTGTTCGCTCAGCTGGGGATCGAGAATGTCGGCGTGCTGCCCGCGCGCACCGCAGACGGGCTCCCCGCCATTGGTCCGAACACCCGGATACTGCTCGCACAGCCCTTCCTCGGCGAAACCGCGCAGGCGCTGGAAGGGCGTGGGGGACAGCGGATCGACGCGCCGTTCCCGTTCGGTGCCGAGGGCACCACCGCCTGGCTCAAGGCCGCGGTGCAGGCTTTCGGGATCGACGAGATGCACGCCAGCGCCGTGATCGCGCCGGGCCGCGAACGGGCCAAGCGCGCGCTCGAACACCATCGAGAAAAGCTGGCGGGCAAGCGGATCAGCTTCCTTCCCGACTCGCAGCTTGAAGTGCCGCTCGCGCGCTTTCTCGCCACCGAGCTGGGCATGGAGCCGGTCGAGGTCGGCACGCCCTATCTCAACCGCAAGCTCGTCGCGCGCGATCTCGATCAGCTGCCCGAGACGACCCGGATCAGCGAAGGGCAGGATGTCGACCGCCAGCTCGACCGGGTGCGCGCCGACCGGCCGGACCTGACCGTGTGCGGCCTCGGCCTCGCCAACCCACTGGAGGCCGAAGGGCTCTCTACCAAGTGGGCGATCGAACTGGTCTTCTCGCCCATCCACGGGTTCGAACAGGCGGGCGACCTCGCCGAACTCTTTGCGCGCCCGCTGCGCCGCCGCGATGTGTTGCAGGTGTAG
- the bchB gene encoding ferredoxin:protochlorophyllide reductase (ATP-dependent) subunit B, protein MQLSVWTYEGPPHVGAMRVATAMRGVHYLLHAPQGDTYADLLFTMIERRNARPPVTYTTFQARDLGKDTADLFQRAARDAYARFDPQVMLVGSSCTAELIQDDPAGMAEAMRLPCPVVPLELPSYSRKENWGAGETFYQIVRHLADRDVRPTARDGRKPLVNILGPAALGFRHRDDVREVRGILNRLGIDVNCVAPLGASPADIARIGAADFNIVLYPEIGDSAARWLEREFKQPRTKTVPLGVGATREFIAEVAALAGVDPEPARADGESRMPWWSRSVDSTYLTGKRVFVFGDATHAVAAARVAHEELGFKVVGLGCYNREFAREVRDAARAYGVEPLITDDHLEVEDAIAAAAPELVLGTQMERHIAKRQGVPCAVISAPVHVQDFPARHSPQMGFEGANVLFDTWAHPLVMGLEEHLLTMFREDFEFSDDAGASHLAAHSPSRHAEPVSASSAPTAPTFQEEDWTPGQVRGDDEDTLWTAEAEAELKKIPFFVRGKAKRNTETYASEQGRAAIDLETLYDAKAHYAR, encoded by the coding sequence GTGCAGCTGTCTGTCTGGACCTACGAGGGACCTCCTCATGTCGGCGCGATGCGGGTCGCGACAGCGATGCGCGGAGTCCACTACCTGCTCCACGCACCGCAGGGCGATACTTATGCGGATCTGCTATTCACGATGATCGAGCGGCGCAATGCCCGCCCGCCGGTCACCTACACCACCTTCCAGGCGCGCGATCTGGGCAAGGATACCGCCGACCTGTTCCAGCGCGCGGCGCGCGATGCCTATGCGCGGTTCGACCCGCAGGTGATGCTGGTCGGATCGTCATGCACCGCCGAGCTGATTCAGGACGATCCGGCGGGAATGGCCGAGGCGATGCGCCTGCCGTGCCCGGTCGTCCCGCTCGAACTGCCGAGCTATTCACGCAAGGAAAACTGGGGCGCGGGTGAGACCTTCTACCAGATCGTGCGCCATCTGGCGGACCGAGATGTGCGTCCGACGGCGCGTGATGGCCGTAAGCCGCTGGTCAACATTCTCGGCCCAGCAGCACTGGGCTTTCGCCACCGCGACGATGTGCGCGAAGTGCGCGGTATCCTCAACCGGCTCGGTATCGACGTGAACTGTGTCGCACCGCTGGGCGCTTCGCCCGCCGACATCGCCCGGATCGGTGCGGCGGACTTCAACATCGTGCTCTATCCCGAAATCGGCGACAGCGCCGCCCGCTGGCTGGAACGCGAGTTCAAGCAGCCACGCACCAAGACCGTACCCCTAGGCGTTGGCGCAACCCGCGAGTTCATTGCCGAGGTCGCCGCGCTGGCGGGCGTCGATCCCGAACCCGCACGGGCCGACGGCGAGTCGCGCATGCCGTGGTGGAGCCGCTCGGTCGATTCGACCTACCTGACGGGCAAGCGCGTGTTCGTGTTCGGCGATGCCACCCACGCGGTTGCTGCTGCGCGGGTCGCGCACGAAGAGCTGGGTTTCAAGGTGGTCGGGCTCGGCTGCTACAACCGCGAATTCGCCCGCGAGGTACGCGATGCGGCGCGAGCTTATGGCGTCGAACCTTTGATCACCGACGACCATCTCGAGGTCGAGGACGCGATCGCCGCCGCCGCGCCCGAGCTGGTGCTGGGCACGCAGATGGAACGTCACATTGCCAAGCGGCAAGGCGTGCCCTGCGCGGTGATCTCGGCCCCGGTGCACGTGCAGGACTTCCCCGCGCGCCACAGCCCGCAGATGGGTTTCGAGGGCGCGAACGTGCTGTTCGACACTTGGGCGCACCCGCTGGTCATGGGGCTGGAAGAGCACCTGCTGACCATGTTCCGCGAGGATTTCGAATTCTCCGACGATGCTGGGGCCTCGCATCTGGCCGCCCATTCGCCATCTCGTCATGCTGAACCTGTTTCAGCATCCAGTGCGCCAACGGCTCCGACCTTCCAGGAGGAGGACTGGACCCCGGGACAAGTTCGGGGTGACGATGAAGATACGCTCTGGACCGCCGAGGCCGAGGCGGAGCTGAAGAAGATCCCCTTCTTCGTACGCGGCAAGGCAAAGCGGAACACGGAAACCTACGCGTCCGAACAGGGCCGCGCCGCAATCGACCTCGAAACGCTGTACGACGCGAAGGCGCATTATGCCCGCTAG